Proteins co-encoded in one Hyalangium ruber genomic window:
- a CDS encoding pre-toxin TG domain-containing protein, translated as MNLPRMKLLSRSGARWLTVLLLGLSGMWGGCAAGPRPEAPCGLLGSCRELRAHARKMRTLRQRREMAERTEASTGGGAGAMGTGAVTPYLEFIREQEEQLKRARVPEEQQRLEHRVLLELQQWALSQDEATLRRHRPLEVYAELKAERQERERQEARRQAEVEAKLEEYLDWAQTRWGETARERVRRVAPGHLLTEHPLRTQSLDALTGAVLDWAFTHTRDEALLRKGPSEVALYLLARRSSLATAIELGRYAPPHLDYTPPEDTRPPADELVIELLAGLLPGIGEATDAAGLVAGYSITGRKLEPEERLLSGVAVLVPFVPGRALSGGGEWVERAALVTGRSLEEVRVLQRVASHLSPADASQVEVLVRQAAAGRRLSEEDVAFLRRVAAGLEKPLAEAADTLRRGGKVPLVGSRLGEAGLRLELGSAEHMAAAWVDYQFRHPDKYSRFRYGIDEDWRKKYETILKNKEKGSELEQAVLQARGQEKNRALMMPPPESEAKGFIPDAVVGSPTPGELVWGQPYHFVEVKARAKLSLSGNLEAMLRYVEKQGGHIEVWARSARHADGPTRLSAPLQDLLERLRVQGRASLRYYP; from the coding sequence ATGAACCTTCCTCGGATGAAGCTCCTCTCCAGGTCTGGTGCGCGGTGGCTCACGGTGCTGCTGCTGGGGCTGAGCGGCATGTGGGGAGGATGCGCGGCGGGCCCGCGTCCCGAGGCGCCCTGCGGTTTGCTGGGGAGCTGTCGGGAGCTTCGAGCCCACGCGCGGAAGATGCGCACGCTTCGTCAGCGGCGGGAAATGGCCGAGCGGACGGAGGCGAGTACAGGAGGTGGAGCGGGAGCGATGGGCACGGGGGCGGTGACGCCCTACCTGGAGTTCATCCGCGAGCAAGAAGAGCAGTTGAAGCGAGCACGGGTGCCCGAGGAGCAGCAGCGGCTGGAGCACCGGGTACTGCTCGAGTTGCAGCAGTGGGCGCTGAGCCAGGACGAGGCGACGCTGAGGCGGCATCGACCCCTGGAGGTGTACGCAGAGCTGAAGGCCGAGCGGCAGGAGAGGGAACGCCAGGAGGCCCGACGGCAGGCAGAGGTGGAAGCGAAGCTGGAGGAGTACCTGGACTGGGCTCAGACGCGCTGGGGTGAGACAGCGCGGGAGCGGGTGCGGCGGGTGGCGCCCGGGCACCTGCTGACCGAGCACCCACTGCGCACCCAGTCCTTGGATGCGCTCACGGGAGCGGTGCTGGACTGGGCCTTCACCCATACGCGTGACGAGGCGCTGTTGAGGAAGGGGCCCAGCGAGGTGGCACTCTACCTGCTGGCGCGTCGTAGCAGTCTGGCCACGGCCATTGAGCTGGGACGGTACGCACCGCCCCATCTGGATTACACGCCTCCGGAGGACACGAGGCCCCCGGCCGACGAGCTGGTGATTGAGTTGCTGGCGGGCCTGCTGCCGGGGATAGGCGAGGCGACGGACGCAGCTGGTCTCGTGGCGGGCTACAGCATCACCGGTCGGAAGCTGGAGCCGGAGGAGCGGCTGCTGAGTGGGGTGGCGGTGCTCGTGCCGTTCGTGCCGGGGCGAGCGCTGTCAGGTGGTGGGGAGTGGGTGGAGCGGGCGGCGTTGGTGACGGGGCGAAGCCTGGAAGAGGTGCGGGTGCTGCAGCGGGTGGCCAGCCACCTGAGCCCCGCGGACGCCTCGCAGGTGGAGGTGCTGGTGCGCCAGGCGGCGGCGGGGCGGAGGTTGAGCGAGGAGGACGTGGCCTTCCTGCGACGCGTGGCCGCGGGGTTGGAGAAGCCGCTGGCGGAAGCGGCCGACACGCTGCGCCGGGGCGGCAAGGTGCCGTTGGTGGGCTCTCGGCTGGGAGAAGCAGGCCTGCGCCTGGAGCTTGGCAGTGCCGAGCACATGGCGGCGGCATGGGTGGACTACCAGTTCCGCCACCCGGACAAGTACTCGCGCTTTCGCTACGGCATCGACGAGGACTGGCGCAAGAAGTACGAGACCATCCTCAAGAACAAGGAGAAGGGCAGCGAACTGGAGCAGGCGGTGCTCCAGGCCCGTGGGCAGGAGAAGAACCGGGCATTGATGATGCCGCCGCCCGAGAGTGAGGCGAAGGGCTTCATCCCCGATGCGGTCGTGGGCAGCCCGACTCCTGGAGAGCTGGTCTGGGGGCAGCCCTACCACTTCGTCGAGGTCAAGGCGCGCGCGAAGCTTTCGCTTTCAGGCAATCTGGAGGCGATGCTTCGGTATGTGGAGAAACAGGGAGGCCATATCGAGGTATGGGCCCGCTCGGCTCGGCATGCAGACGGGCCTACTCGGCTCTCCGCACCCCTTCAGGATCTGCTCGAGCGCCTCAGGGTCCAGGGCCGAGCCAGCTTGAGGTATTACCCCTGA